The DNA segment AAGCTAATTTTGCATGAATAGTAACTTACAGCTGCAGGGTTCATAGCAGCTCCCATAGCCATGGAGGCTGGTCCAGTGGGTGCTGGTGCCCCCATAGAGGGAGGTGTCGGGAGGAGAGGTGCAGTGTGACCCATTGGTTTGCTAGCGCTGTTGGCCAGGGCAATGGCCGGGGCTGCCAGGAACATCGCAGCAGAACCATCAGGAATCTCAGCTGCAGGGAGTGTTAAGACAGTTAATACACGTACACTGTAAGCTTGCTGTAATTAGGGTCTTACACAAACTCACACATTTTATTCTACCTTGTATCAATGTGAAAGTGAAACGTTGTCCTTAACACTAGTCAAAACTGTACATGATTATAGTCACTGTTTACTAGTTCAGAATGTTCCCACAATTGATCTTCTGTACACCGGATTTCTTTCTATTGTGCATTGCGAGTTTGTTTGCAATGCAatcaggcttgtacagtgtcattcgtAATAACTACACGTATTCGAAACccgtacacatgtacagtaagttgAGATAAGAATGAATGCATCACCAGGCAACTGCCCTAGCTCACCATGTCTTGATCGTGCTATGATGAGAGCTCTGTCTATGAGCACAGTGTTGCTAAGGTGGAGACAAGCAGCTGCACTGTCTTCCTCCATGAAGTTGATGAAGCATACCTTGGAGGGGACACTCAGAGCAGCAAACTCCCTGCATGGAGAGGAGGGGATAAAGTGGGGGGTGGCAGATTATGTTCTTGAAAAATGGATGCCATATAGTTGAGACCGTAAATGTACGGCCCTTACACACTAGCTGGACGTGGCCAGGCCAACCGTTCTGACAGATGGCTGAAGGACACGCTTATTGTAAATCTCTAAACATTGATATAAAAGACCGCTGTACTTTATATCGTCCATT comes from the Halichondria panicea chromosome 4, odHalPani1.1, whole genome shotgun sequence genome and includes:
- the LOC135334589 gene encoding serine/arginine-rich splicing factor 11-like, translated to MSTTLIQVTNVSPSAGLQQMRELFSYFGDIEELRLFPEEEFAALSVPSKVCFINFMEEDSAAACLHLSNTVLIDRALIIARSRHAEIPDGSAAMFLAAPAIALANSASKPMGHTAPLLPTPPSMGAPAPTGPASMAMGAAMNPAAVCVC